The Brassica oleracea var. oleracea cultivar TO1000 chromosome C6, BOL, whole genome shotgun sequence genomic interval TATTTTGAATACTTTTTGTATTTTCGGATAAAATATGATAGTTTGGATAGAAATACTCAAACAAAACAGTACCTAATAAGTATTTTTGGTTATTTTTTTGTACATTTGGGTAGTTTAGATACAAAATATCCGAAACGAATCAGGTAATATGGTTACTTTGGGTAATATTATCCGAACCCGTTTCAGATACATTGATTATTCGGTTTTTTCAGATTCTTTTACATCATAACCAAACCCACCCAGACCCGAGAGAATCCGACCCGAAATTTTGTAATACCCAAACGGAGCCTAATTTCTAAACTCGAAAAACCTGATACCCGAAAGAACTGAGCCGTACCCGAATGTCCATGCCTAGAAGGAGTACCGAAATATTAGACAAACTCTATATGTTTGTGTTTGTTTGTCAAGAAATACTAAGAAACAATGTTTTTTTTGGTAAACGAAGAGTACTAGGAGTCGAGTGTTTACTTTGAAACAATACACGCTCAGTTAAACACAACACATCCAACAAAAAAATTCGAGCACAAAGTCAAACCAACACTTTGACCAAATGTCTACATGACACGTGTATCTGTTGTCTGCTACATCAACAACATCTTTAACCACACTGTCTCATCATTCCACCATCTCCATTTTAATTTTTATTGAAAAACAAAAATATCACCAAGACCATATCAATATCAATTCTTCCTCTTCGAAAAAAATATTAAAAAAATAAAAAATCCTCCTCTATATATATATATACACACACACACGTTCAAATCATTAATCACCTATTTAGATACAAACCAGAGAGAACAAAAGAAATGGGAAGAGGTAGAAGCTCATCGTCTTCGTCGATAGAGAGTAGCTGCAAAAGCAACCCATTTGGTGGCTCTTCAAGTAATACTCGGAACCTAAGCACGGACCTGAGGCTTGGACTCAGCTTTGGATCATCTCCCGGTCAATATTACAGCGGTGGAGAAAATCATGAATATGAAGTCGTTGCGGCTGATCATGAGATGATCATGGAAGAAGAAGAAGAAGATCAAAACGAGTGTAATAGTCTTGGAAGCTTCTTCGTGAAGGTGAACATGGAAGGAGTTCCTATTGGAAGAAAGATCGATCTCTTTGCTCTTAATGGATACCATGATTTGATCACAACTCTCGACTACATGTTCAACGCTTCAATCCTATGTAAGAATCTACACACACATATATACATATTCAAATATTAATATTTGCATGTAAACCATAACCCATTTTATATATATCCTTTTGTTTTGGCTCTTTTAAGATTATAAACTATCATATCATCCAATATGATCATATATATATATATAGTTATATATCTTTGCATGCAGAAACGGTATGTATAAAACATTGTCTATAGTTTCGAAAGTATTAGTGGTTAATATGTGTATATCATTTTGCTTCCAAACGTTAAAAAAATATATGTTTAGCAATTGTTTCACACCCCCGAAATTTAAAGCAGGTCATGTAGACCATGATCAATTCTATCTATAGAGTTAAGAATGCGTGGTATGTGAGCAAGAAGAGTGAGAGTATAGTGGGTGAATGGTAAATAAGAATGAATACTGTAACAGGGGCTGAAGAAGAAGAGATGTGTAGCGAGAAGAGTCACGTGTTAACGTATGCAGACAAGGAAGGTGACTGGATGATGGTAGGAGATGTTCCTTGGGAGTAAGTAGTTTCCTTATTTAATTTATTAAATTTCCAATTAAACACACTTTTCAATTTATGATGCAGAAGTCAAATGGGTGTTTAATTGATTATTCTATAGGATGTTCTTGTCTAGCGTGAGAAGACTAAAGATCTCAAGAGCTTATCACTACTGATTTAAAAACAAAAGCAAAGATGGAATGTAGAATTGACTAATACAGTGGGTGAAAAAGTTAGTTTTGTTCAAAAAAAAAAAAAGTTAGTTTTGTAATGATGTAAATCACTTGTCGAAGGTTTATTCAAAGTTTTGTTTCTACTGTATTACGTTATTTTATTGTTCTGTTGTAACTTGTAAGGAGGAAAAAATTCAGACCCTTCTTAAGAAGTTTTTTTGTTGTTGTTTATTAGTATGCAAAAATTAGTTTCAGAAATTGCATTACTAGTTTATGATTTGGTATAATACAACTAGTCTTATATGAACCGATTTAGCACATTACTTGTTTCGGTTTGCTATCAGATTTTTAATCAAATATATCTTTAAGTTTAAGTTGAGTTTTTTTTTCTTGTAGATTGTTTGAATTAAGTTATCCGAATGTGTTTGACAAAAAAAAGTTATCCGAATGTTTTTTCTTGGTAGAATATTTTTCTGTTAATAATCTTTTTTTTTTTGTTAATTAGAGATGTTATATTCTAACGAGACATAACGAAA includes:
- the LOC106299144 gene encoding auxin-responsive protein IAA30-like isoform X2 encodes the protein MGRGRSSSSSSIESSCKSNPFGGSSSNTRNLSTDLRLGLSFGSSPGQYYSGGENHEYEVVAADHEMIMEEEEEDQNECNSLGSFFVKVNMEGVPIGRKIDLFALNGYHDLITTLDYMFNASILWAEEEEMCSEKSHVLTYADKEGDWMMKSNGCLIDYSIGCSCLA
- the LOC106299144 gene encoding auxin-responsive protein IAA30-like isoform X1, whose protein sequence is MGRGRSSSSSSIESSCKSNPFGGSSSNTRNLSTDLRLGLSFGSSPGQYYSGGENHEYEVVAADHEMIMEEEEEDQNECNSLGSFFVKVNMEGVPIGRKIDLFALNGYHDLITTLDYMFNASILWAEEEEMCSEKSHVLTYADKEGDWMMVGDVPWEMFLSSVRRLKISRAYHY